A DNA window from Hoplias malabaricus isolate fHopMal1 chromosome 5, fHopMal1.hap1, whole genome shotgun sequence contains the following coding sequences:
- the ncoa6 gene encoding nuclear receptor coactivator 6 isoform X1: MAQQPNLSELSRCSRSPEDSLSAEHDSGLEDADDACSNHGNSSPAQSPNPQGEENATIFVAFKGNLDDADFQEKLDNILNGMPPMLSLGPERLAPQRVEPWNSVRVTFNIPREAAERLRLLAQNNQQQLRDLGILSVQIEGEGPINVAVGPSRGQEVRVNGPIAAPGQMRMDVGFPMPQGPGGMRMNNPPMVPSGPGMAPQGMVQGGNVQMHPRMPRPPNQTDALDPMSALALQQQQQLQHPQAPHGPPNAMGPQGHHMPGMQTNRQLNPAALQQIQQQQQQQQHQQQQAQLTQLGTPRGPFNPAAWNQLPSGVPQPPPAQGPMPPNWRKGPPQSPMGQRPPSLASVQTPNHPPPPYPYGSQQAFNAMAQQQLQQQQQPPPGGPNQFATPQPKVPQGVAGVVGPRAPPPLPPVSASQSSLAAKSPGSSSSPFQQGSPGTPPMMGQAQGQLGPRPTTPQGFPQGVGSPGRAVLGQQGSVQPGFIGMPQHGQVPQGGMAGMPKRMPVGFPNVPVSQTFAQGQIAAGGAGTPTGSSPQLQSAQSMAHPGAQPQVSAPNHMQPTSLQTGGAAHHSGMTSQTPATSGSTMGQPQAGLQTQIMGIQSQLQSQPIASSQGQLVQGQAAGQTVLSRPMTQGQRNMTPPKQMMPPQGQGMMQNQGQLSGGQGHQALLLQQQQQQSQQQPQQHQQQQQQQQQQQSSQQQQQNAMMEQMVANQMQGNKQAFGPKAQLGVMQGQMMRGPAPNLQGNMVPFQQQQQMAQLQQQQQQQLQQQQLQQQQQQQQQLQLQHQQPQQQQLQQQQLQQQHQQMAQQSQQIPMNGNPNQALGMHGPHMRLTGHHLVQQQLQQQQLQQKQQQQQHVMQQLQQQQQQQQQQQQQQQQQQQQQQQQQQAGQQQQHQLGDGSGSTGDINQQQMLPEMQIQQQQQGMMGGPQHMQVGNGHFPAHGMPFNPQFAGQMQMGGPCGQAGGFQVSKDVTLTSPLLVNLLQSDISASQFGPGAKQGAGGVGANQAKPKKKKPPRKKKPKAGEGQQSVEGLGGLDPQGMEEVELPGLGSDQGVSMDASNSKLPEFANRPGFSGQSGDQRVLQQMPIQFMAQQQQQMQQMQQQQLQQQQMHQQQQQMHQQQQQQQQQQQQQQQQMQQQQQMQQQQMHMQGMQIPASQAGTPQGQQQGPHQIHPHQMQLQQQPPQHLQQQQQQAQQQPQPQPQPQPSQQQQQQHMMMMLKMQQEQAKNRLPLQQGGHQQRSLVNPNDPAQRMPVSQQGNMPVMINLQGHGGVPPSPDKARVMQPMVNPQLANAARRMPHPDVGQGNSGVPQEEISGAPNMQDRASVEMTPQGGNGNQQNVGGQGPNTHLLKSVPSTMPQQPGASPQPQPQQVTQMASSHNLHFPNAPSTSQSSRPKTPNRASPRPYHHPLTPTNRPPSTEPSEINLSPERLNASIAGLFPPKINIPLPPRQLNQNRGFDQQGLNPTTLKAIGQAPPNLTSLTNNNNASTGSNNVPQGFTAGGSTTNTSGKQEKQHGGGQNKRASPSNSRRSSPASNRKTATPSPGRQKGTKNSLQSPLHQQQMTGSQTAMPSPTVLPSPTTPMPSVGSLDSQQSQNPSQVHPGNSDSLRDFQVQAPQPEQRQPVQAPRDPSAHRMTSPRMPSHEMKSLDSSNLLEKPSEDMQQPQNLPQQETGSVITPNFREAPTSLNQLLDNSNPQSLSMKPPKTTPPASGDLVQKESPRPSVDQESQRNPCTPQVTDSGPPLPVGEPEQKPKAASLPSPNLLPSSNVSFQSTCAVSSMSPSPALFSGTTTNAGSQTIPSSSPNPNAKPVASMPQTVLQRPTSSGPTHTNQITVFVTSNPISSAASTASAVPPGIVSTVLAVPSKNIRPPDVRQSAPTQNRPPQFITAPVFINPIFQVPASSVSTSTNVVSQSVTMVGSIQVPANIQLAPASVTTAVSAPASASIATHSPAISIATSQPGRTMIGQIQVQVPTSQPSPVSTVLPPQQPSPGTPKQESASDSSASKSSPAGHQSLQPSSSPRTSPSFQQPLASPPACSSPSTTSVARRSPISPSTAVARGSPLQPVVSKASISPSGDNHQSIAQTGKAIDTAPPQVSPRVVSTEMPACSQPSSTLVSAAPLAPQPLPSISAVSPSVHAPASTMISSSTPMPNPAATSSPTVETMANPVITTPSSTAMALSSFTPPTSVQGTSVLPPVASVVSTPPIPAVEQQPATVTETSLPDAAQTGEPAADGSTLTAQPEVAQEEQRLGDQPGNEHALQLSTSLSSLQSHSEAAPSVAEQGWAKKRKTPVDLVPRDTRASAEKAKGPSRRSSRTEKDTEEEMSDNGQRKRAARPGSASSNTGKATESSTGASPTQTKRRKSK; the protein is encoded by the exons ATGGCACAGCAGCCGAACTTGTCTGAGCTCTCCAGGTGTTCACGATCTCCTGAGGACTCTTTATCCGCCGAGCACGACTCCGGGTTGGAGGACGCAGATGACGCCTGCAGTAATCATGGCAATAGCAGCCCAGCTCAGTCCCCAAATCCACAGGGAGAGGAAAACGCCACCATCTTCGTAGCTTTCAAGGGTAACCTGGACGACGCTGACTTCCAGGAGAAGCTCGACAACATCTTGAACGGGATGCCCCCGATGCTTTCACTTG GTCCTGAGAGACTCGCACCTCAGCGCGTGGAGCCGTGGAACAGCGTGAGAGTCACATTCAACATCCCGCGGGAGGCAGCGGAACGGCTCCGGCTCCTCGCTCAAAACAACCAGCAGCAGCTCCGGGACCTGGGCATCCTCTCGGTGCAGATAGAAG GTGAAGGACCCATTAATGTTGCGGTTGGGCCGAGCAGAGGTCAGGAAGTTCGAGTGAATGGCCCCATTGCAGCACCAGGACAGATGAGAATGGACGTTGGTTTTCCCATGCCACAAGGCCCTG GCGGAATGAGAATGAACAACCCCCCAATGGTGCCATCTGGACCTGGCATGGCTCCACAGGGTATGGTGCAAGGTGGAAATGTACAGATGCACCCAAGAATGCCAAGGCCACCTAATCAGACTG ATGCATTGGATCCCATGTCAGCTTTAGCTTtgcaacaacagcaacaacttCAGCATCCACAGGCACCCCATGGCCCACCAAACGCAATGGGTCCACAAGGTCATCATATGCCGGGCATGCAAACAAACAGGCAGCTCAATCCTGCAGCCTTGCAGCAAATTCAgcaacagcaacagcagcagcagcaccaaCAGCAACAGGCTCAGCTGACACAACTGGGCACACCTCGAGGGCCATTCAACCCTGCTGCCTGGAATCAGTTGCCCTCTGGGGTTCCCCAACCACCGCCTGCTCAAGGCCCCATGCCTCCAAACTGGAGAAAGGGTCCTCCACAGTCTCCAATGGGGCAGCGTCCTCCTTCGCTGGCGTCTGTGCAAACACCAAACCATCCACCACCTCCTTATCCTTATGGCAGCCAGCAGGCTTTCAATGCCATGGCTCAGCAGCagttgcagcagcagcagcagccgcCGCCAGGGGGGCCGAACCAGTTTGCAACCCCTCAGCCCAAAGTTCCACAGGGAGTGGCAGGAGTGGTTGGACCTAGGGCGCCTCCTCCCCTGCCGCCTGTGTCTGCATCACAAAGCAGTCTTGCTGCCAAATCTCCTGGGTCTTCATCTTCACCGTTCCAGCAGGGGTCACCTGGTACACCCCCTATGATGGGTCAAGCCCAAGGACAGCTAGGTCCGCGTCCCACAACGCCGCAGGGGTTCCCGCAGGGTGTGGGATCTCCTGGCAGGGCCGTGCTGGGCCAGCAGGGAAGTGTTCAGCCAGGATTTATTGGTATGCCACAGCACGGGCAAGTTCCCCAAGGTGGGATGGCAG GGATGCCCAAAAGAATGCCAGTGGGGTTCCCAAATGTTCCTGTAAGTCAGACCTTTGCACAAGGACAGATTGCAGCTGGTGGAGCTGGAACACCAACAGGCAGCTCACCTCAGCTCCAGAGTGCTCAGAGCATGGCACATCCAG gTGCACAACCTCAAGTGTCAGCGCCTAACCACATGCAGCCGACTTCCCTTCAAACTGGTGGAGCTGCCCATCATAGTGGAATGACCTCTCAGACTCCTGCCACCTCAGGTAGCACTATGGGGCAGCCTCAGGCTGGACTGCAGACTCAAATAATGGGCATTCAGTCTCAACTGCAGTCTCAGCCTATAGCGTCCTCTCAGGGACAGTTGGTGCAAGGCCAGGCAGCGGGTCAGACTGTCTTGTCCCGGCCCATGACCCAGGGACAAAGAAACATGACCCCTCCTAAACAAATGATGCCTCCCCAGGGGCAAGGGATGATGCAGAACCAGGGCCAGCTTAGTGGAGGACAGGGGCACCAGGCATTACTGctgcaacaacagcaacaacaatcacaacaacaaccacaacagcatcaacaacaacaacaacaacagcagcagcagcagtcatcgcagcagcaacagcaaaaCGCAATGATGGAACAGATGGTAGCCAATCAAATGCAAGGAAACAAGCAGGCATTTGGGCCCAAAGCCCAGCTAGGCGTCATGCAAGGTCAGATGATGCGAGGTCCAGCACCTAATTTGCAAGGGAACATGGTGCCGtttcagcaacagcagcagatgGCACAgttacaacagcagcagcagcagcaattACAGCAACAGCAGTtacagcaacagcagcaacaacagcagcaattACAACTGCAACACCAACagccacaacaacaacagttaCAGCAGCAACAGCTACAACAGCAGCATCAGCAAATGGCGCAACAGTCCCAACAGATCCCAATGAACGGTAATCCCAACCAAGCTTTAGGCATGCACGGCCCTCACATGCGGCTAACAGGGCATCATCTGGTGCAACAGCAGCTTCAGCAACAACAGCTTCAgcagaaacagcagcagcagcaacatgtgatgcagcagttacagcaacaacaacaacaacaacaacaacaacagcagcagcaacaacagcagcagcagcaacaacaacaacaacagcaggcTGGCCAACAACAGCAACATCAACTGGGAGATGGCAGTGGAAGCACAGGTGACATAAACCAACAGCAGATGCTTCCAGAGATGCAAAtccaacagcagcagcaaggCATGATGGGAGGACCTCAACACATGCAAGTAGGCAACGGCCATTTTCCTGCTCATGGCATGCCTTTTAATCCTCAGTTTGCTGGCCAGATGCAAATGGGTGGACCCTGTGGACAAGCAGGTGGATTTCAAGTCAGTAAGGATGTGACTCTGACTAGCCCATTATTAGTTAACCTTCTCCAAAGTGATATTTCTGCCAGCCAGTTTGGACCAGGGGCAAAACAAGGGGCAGGTGGTGTTGGTGCTAACCAGGCCAAACCGAAAAAGAAGAAACCGCCACGTAAGAAGAAGCCTAAGGCAGGAGAAGGACAGCAGTCTGTTGAAGGCCTTGG TGGCCTTGATCCACAAGGAATGGAAGAAGTAGAGTTACCAGGGCTAGGTAGTGATCAAGGAGTCAGCATGGATGCTTCCAATTCAAAACTGCCTGAATTTGCTAACCGGCCAG GCTTTTCTGGCCAGTCAGGCGATCAAAGGGTATTGCAGCAAATGCCAATTCAGTTCATGGcccaacaacaacagcagatgCAGCAAATGCAGCAGCAACAGTTACAGCAGCAACAAATGcatcaacagcagcagcaaatgcatcaacaacagcaacagcagcagcagcaacaacaacaacaacaacaacaaatgcaaCAGCAGCAACAAATGCAACAGCAACAGATGCATATGCAGGGTATGCAGATTCCCGCAAGTCAGGCTGGAACACCACAAGGTCAACAACAAGGGCCACATCAGATTCATCCACATCAAATGCAGCTCCAGCAACAGCCACCCCAGCacctacaacaacaacagcagcaggcGCAGCAGCAGCCACAACCACAACCACAACCACAGCCgtcacaacagcagcagcagcagcacatgaTGATGATGCTTAAAATGCAACAGGAACAAGCAAAGAATCGACTTCCACTTCAACAAGGTGGCCACCAACAAAGAAGTCTTGTCAATCCTAATGATCCTGCGCAAAGAATGCCTGTGTCACAACAAGGCAATATGCCGGTGATGATTAATCTGCAAGGCCATGGAGGTGTTCCACCCTCACCAGATAAAGCCAGAGTGATGCAGCCTATGGTAAACCCCCAGTTGGCTAATGCAGCCAGAAGGATGCCACATCCAGATGTGGGACAGGGCAACTCAGGAGTGCCACAAGAGGAAATATCAGGAGCTCCAAACATGCAGGACAGAGCATCTGTGGAAATGACACCTCAAGGAGGGAATGGCAATCAGCAAAATGTTGGCGGCCAAGGTCCTAATACGCACTTGTTGAAGTCTGTGCCTTCAACAATGCCTCAGCAACCAGGAGCAAGTCCCCAGCCACAGCCTCAACAAGTAACACAAATGGCCAGCTCACATAATCTTCACTTTCCAAATGCTCCTTCAACTTCCCAGAGTTCCCGACCTAAAACCCCAAACCGTGCCAGTCCTAGACCCTATCACCATCCGCTAACTCCAACAAACCGTCCGCCAAGCACTGAGCCTTCCGAGATAAATCTCTCTCCTGAGAGACTGAATGCTTCAATTGCTGGCCTTTTCCCCCCCAAGATTAACATCCCTCTGCCACCCCGACAGCTTAATCAAAATCGTGGTTTTGATCAGCAGGGTCTAAATCCAACAACTCTGAAAGCTATTGGACAGGCTCCACCAAACCTGACATCCCTTacgaataataataatgcttcTACCGGCAGTAATAATGTACCACAGGGTTTTACGGCAGGTGGTAGTACGACAAACACAAGTGGAAAGCAAGAAAAACAGCATGGTGGGGGACAGAATAAACGGGCTAGTCCCAGTAATAGTCGACGATCTAGTCCTGCCTCAAATAGGAAGACTGCCACTCCAAGCCCTGGAAGGCAGAAGGGCACTAAGAATTCTTTGCAATCTCCACTACATCAGCAACAAATGACAGGTTCTCAGACTGCAATGCCCAGTCCTACTGTGCTCCCAAGTCCTACTACACCTATGCCGTCAGTAGGGAGTCTGGATTCCCAACAGAGTCAAAATCCTTCACAAGTTCATCCTGGTAATTCTGATTCATTGAGGGATTTCCAGGTGCAGGCACCACAACCAGAGCAACGTCAGCCAGTCCAAGCACCAAGAGATCCGTCTGCGCATAGAATGACGAGTCCACGGATGCCATCTCATGAGATGAAAAGTCTAGACTCAAGTAACTTACTTGAGAAACCATCCGAGGACATGCAACAGCCTCAGAACTTACCGCAACAAGAGACTGGCTCTGTAATTACACCAAACTTCAGAGAAGCTCCAACATCTCTGAATCAACTATTAGACAATTCAAACCCACAATCATTATCCATGAAACCACCCAAGACTACACCTCCAGCAAGTGGAGATCTTGTGCAAAAAGAGAGCCCTCGACCATCAGTAGATCAAGAGAGCCAGCGTAACCCTTGTACCCCACAGGTCACTGATAGTGGACCACCTTTGCCAGTAGGTGAACCTGAGCAAAAACCTAAGGCTGCTTCACTGCCAAGCCCAAATTTGTTGCCAAGTAGCAATGTAAGCTTTCAGTCGACTTGTGCTGTTTCAAGTATGAGCCCAAGTCCAGCTTTGTTTTCTGGCACCACTACAAATGCCGGCTCTCAGACCATCCCTTCTTCAAGTCCAAATCCCAACGCTAAACCTGTTGCAAGTATGCCACAAACAGTCTTGCAAAGGCCCACCTCATCTGGGCCTACTCACACAAATCAGATAACAGTCTTTGTGACTTCAAATCCCATTAGTTCTGCTGCCAGCACTGCTTCTGCAGTACCCCCAGGCATTGTCTCTACAGTCCTTGCAGTCCCTAGTAAGAATATAAGACCCCCAGATGTACGTCAGTCAGCTCCCACTCAGAACCGCCCTCCCCAGTTTATTACAGCACCTGTGTTCATCAATCCCATATTTCAAGTTCCAGCTTCCTCTGTATCAACAAGCACAAATGTGGTGTCTCAGTCTGTCACTATGGTCGGGTCTATACAAGTGCCTGCAAATATTCAGCTTGCTCCTGCTTCGGTTACAACTGCAGTATCTGCTCCAGCATCTGCCTCTATAGCAACACATTCCCCAGCTATAAGCATAGCCACTAGTCAGCCAGGTCGTACCATGATTGGACAGATTCAAGTGCAAGTGCCCACAAGTCAGCCCTCCCCTGTAAGTACAGTGCTCCCTCCTCAGCAGCCAAGCCCTGGAACTCCCAAGCAGGAGAGCGCCTCTGATTCTTCTGCTTCAAAATCAAGTCCAGCTGGACATCAGTCTCTCCAGCCTAGTTCATCTCCTCGCACCTCCCCATCATTTCAGCAACCTTTGGCTTCTCCACCTGCCTGTTCTAGCCCGAGCACTACCTCTGTTGCCCGCAGAAGTCCCATCTCGCCATCAACTGCTGTTGCCAGGGGCAGTCCACTCCAGCCTGTCGTGAGCAAGGCTTCCATCTCCCCAAGTGGCGACAATCATCAGAGTATAGCCCAGACAGGAAAAGCCATAGACACTGCACCACCTCAGGTGTCTCCTCGTGTGGTCAGCACTGAGATGCCTGCCTGCTCACAGCCTTCTTCCACACTAGTCTCAGCTGCACCACTAGCACCACAGCCTTTACCATCAATCTCTGCAGTGTCTCCTTCTGTACATGCACCAGCTTCTACAATGATTTCCTCTAGTACCCCTATGCCTAATCCTGCAGCCACCTCTAGTCCTACTGTTGAAACTATGGCCAATCCTGTTATCACTACCCCGTCGTCCACTGCCATGGCTTTATCATCATTTACTCCCCCTACATCTGTCCAAGGAACCTCTGTCCTTCCCCCTGTTGCTTCCGTAGTGTCAACACCACCAATCCCCGCTGTAGAACAGCAGCCTGCTACTGTAACAGAGACGAGTTTACCTGATGCTGCACAAACTGGAGAACCTGCTGCAGATGGTTCAACTCTCACAG CTCAGCCTGAAGTTGCACAGGAAGAACAGCGTTTGGGTGACCAACCTGGTAATGAGCATGCCTTACAACTCAGCACTTCTCTCTCATCACTGCAGtctcaca GCGAGGCAGCTCCCTCTGTGGCAGAACAGGG ATGGGCAAAGAAAAGAAAGACGCCCGTCGACTTAGTCCCAAG GGACACGAGGGCCTCTGCTGAAAAGGCAAAAGGCCCGAGCCGGCGGAGCTCTAGAACGGAGAAAGACACTGAGGAGGAAATGTCTGACAACGGCCAGAGAAAGAGGGCAGCGAGGCCAGGGTCAGCGTCCTCCAACACAGGGAAAGCTACAG AATCAAGCACTGGAGCCAGTCCCACCCAGACGAAGAGAAGGAAGTCAAAGTGA